One genomic segment of Accipiter gentilis chromosome 29, bAccGen1.1, whole genome shotgun sequence includes these proteins:
- the PTGES gene encoding prostaglandin E synthase, whose product MMENKVFMSFTFYSTILILKMYVVAIITGQVRLRKKAFANPEDALRNGGLQYYREDPDVERCRRAHRNDMENIFPFLFLGAIYSLLDPSPTVARIHFFIFCMGRITHTIAYLLQLKAPTRSVAYSVAQLPCFSMALQILLATTPYW is encoded by the exons ATGATGGAAAACAAAGTGTTTATGTCGTTTACGTTCTACAGCACAATCTTGATTTTAAAGATGTATGTCGTTGCCATCATTACAGGACAAGTGAGACTCAGAAAGAAG GCATTTGCAAACCCAGAGGATGCACTGCGCAATGGGGGGCTGCAGTACTACCGTGAGGACCCTGACGTGGAGCGGTGCCGCAG GGCCCACCGCAACGACATGGAGAacatctttcctttcctcttcctcgGAGCCATCTACTCCCTGCTGGATCCCAGTCCCACAGTGGCCAGGATCCACTTCTTCATCTTCTGCATGGGGCGCATCACCCACACCATCGCCTACCTCCTGCAGCTGAAGGCACCCACGCGCTCTGTGGCCTACAGCGTGGCACAGCTGCCCTGCTTCTCCATGGCTCTGCAGATCCTCCTCGCTACCACCCCATACTGGTAA